The Fontisubflavum oceani genomic interval CCCGTTCGGATTGTCGTCCGGGATATTGACGATATCCGGGAAGCTCGGGCCTAGGCCGCCATAGATCGTGTCATCGCCATCTCCAGCATCGACCGTGTCGGAGCCTTCCCCAAGCGTGATGAGATCGTCGCCATCGCCGGAGGTGACGCTGTCATCGTCAAAACCCACATCAATGACATTGTCGCCATTGCCCGCGTGAACCGTGTCATCGTCGTCGCCAGTGATGATGGTGTCGTTGCCATCCCCCGTGATCACCAGATCTTTGTCGTTGTTCGGATCCAGATCCTCGGACCCGGGCACAAAAGGGAAGCCGCGATCCGGCAGCGCCGAAACGGTGTCTCCATCAGATGTGTCGATGAAGTTGTCACCATCCATGTCATTGACGGTGTCGTTGCCCGCCCCGCCAGTGATGGTGTCATCACCATCGCCGCCATCAAGCACATCATCACCAGCACCGCCGTCCAGCGTGTCTTCGCCGTCGCCGCCATTCAGCGTGTCGTCGCCATCGCCGCCGTCGAGGTCATCATTGCCGTCGCCACCGTCGAGATCATCGTCGCCGTCGCCACCATTCAGCTCGTCATCGCCGCCATTGCCGATCAGCACATCATCGCCGTCGCCGCCATTCAGCGTGTCGTTGCCTTCTGGGCCATCATCGACAAAACCAACCGCGTCGAAATACACATCCGTAACATTGATGCCGCTGTCATTGCCGCCATCCTGGCTATGCGTGATGATGATCGACGACACTGGGCCGGGGATATCGACCAAGATCGAGTAATTCGCACTGGTGTCGCTCTGATAGCCGCCATTGCTGTCGGCGGTATCATTACCAGGCACGCCATCGGTGTTCGACAAGGTCAGATTGTTGCCCGCCGTCAGCGAGACTTCGATCGGATCGCCGTTCTCGTCGAAGGCTTGGATCTTGACCACGCCATCGCCATCGATGTCATTGACGCGAAACGACACATTCTCGACCGGGTCAGAGAACTCGAGCTCATACTTCGCTTTGTCGCCTTTATCTTCCAGATCGCTGGACAGCGAACTGTTGTCATCCACCGGGTCGCCATCGCTGTCGATGCCCGCAACATTCTGATTGTTATCGGCAAACTCGGTCTCGACATCACCCTTTTCGGACAGAATCTTGAAGGTCACATCGACACTGCCGGTGTTCTGCGTGAACCCGTTCAGGTCATCGCCATTCTCAATCGGGCTCGGACCATTCGGATCGGGCGCCAGATCCCATTCGAACTTCTCGCGACCGCCGCCGAGAAGCGGATTACCGGTGTTGTCATCACCGATCAGCGTATCGTTACCCTCGCCGCCATCGACGCTGTCGTCGCCACTTCCGGCAAAAACCAGATCGTCGCCATCGCCGGCCTCGACCGTGTCATTGCCCGCGCCCGCGACCACCACATCGTCGTCAGTGCCATCGACAACCGCATTGTCGATCATGTCGGGCGGCGTGTCGGGGTCGCCGGTATAGGCCACATCGATCAGGTCATCGCCACTTGTGCCTTCAACGATCATGTCGCCGCCAGAGGCGTTGATCACATCAATGTCGTAGATCGCGACATAGTCGATGGAGCCATCGAAAAACTTATCGTATTCGCCATCGTCCTTTTCGCGGGCCCCGAAGGTCCAGCTTTCGTCGTCATTGTCGGTGATGTCCATGGTCAAGCCAAGCTCAGTGGAGCTCAGCGTTTGGGACGTCCCCTCACTCAGATTCTCGACCAGCAGGGTCGCGCCGGAGGTCTCATCCCAGGCATAGGTGACTTTGACGTCATCACCGGGATCAAAGAAGTTCTTGTGCGTCGACAGCTCCAGTTTCGCACCATCGGAATAGTGCACCACCTCAACTTCGCCGTCATCGGTGACACGAATCTCGAAGAACCCTTCGCTATCCTTGTCCTTATATTCGCCGCGGTTGACCAGCGTATCGGGGCTGGAGCCGACATGCTGATCCTGGTTGAACTGCACTGCGACGGTGCCTGTGCCCAACTGGAACGGCACATCATTGCCCGGGAAGGTCGACGTTCCATCGAACCCGGTGTTGTTGTTCACATCGAAGAAGTCGCCATGGCCATCGGTGTGCAACGCGCCGCCGGAAATGCTCGCACCGCCCTCGGTGTGACCGTTTTGCGCGAACCCATCGGCCAAGCCAGTATCCTTGGTCTTGCTGCCATCAAGGAAATCCCAAAGGCCAACCAAGTTACTTGCAAACGGGTCATTGAAGTTGTTCGCCATCGTTCTCTCCTCTCGCCGACATCCAAGATGCCGCCCGCCATCACCCGGCGGAAAATCCAGTACCAACCCAAATCGAACGACGCCGGCGCAGAAGGCGGCACGCACGCAAACACAAATGGACTGAGGAAGAGAGGCCCCGTGCTAAACACGGATGGTCAGAGGCGGTGGCAGCCGCCGTTTCTGACCCATGCACCACATGCCACACATAGTGACATCGCGGAACGCACACCCTCCGCACTCAAACCGTGCGTCATGTGCGGCCGCCCCCGTGGCCTAAACAGACATCGCCCCCCAGTCGGGCTAGAAATTGGATAGCCTGTCGGACTGGTTCCAAGAAGTGGAAAGTTGTCGGGAAAGTGGCGGAGGTCAGGCCAAGTGGTGTTCAGCGGGCGGCAAGAACATGCCGAATATTGGCATTTTCTTGCTTAACTGTTTCGTGTCTCGCATCTTCACCGCTCGGCAGATTTTTGCCAAATCCATAGTAATAGTTGGAGGTTTCGTCAGATCTTCTGGTTTTACTCACAGAGATACCCACAGGGCTGGTGGTAAAAATCGACTATATTGTATCACTTTTGGAAACACGTGCTTGTCGCGGTATCGGAAACAATTTGTCAACGCTCCGGCCAATTTGGGCAAGAATGGGGCGGAAACAATCTCTCCGAACCCCCTCCAAAGTACCTCCCATGTCACCAGTCTGCGCCATAGTCGATTCGCGAAAGCGGATCACCGTTTTGTCGTCGACGACCAGATTCCAAGCCGAGTGGCCATTCTGGGTCGGCCTACTCCAGGCTCTCAATCCCCGAGCCGCCGCGCCGACCGCCGCAGCAAAATGGCGGCCGCTGCCACCGGGAGCGACAGGTGTCGCTTGTCACATATATCTGGTGAAGTATGGGCTGGTACCCGAGGTCGGACTCGAACCGACAAGCCTTGCGGCGGGGGATTTTGAATCCCCTGCGTCTACCAATTCCGCCACTCGGGCCCAGAGAGGATCGTCTACCGCCGGTCGCAGGCGGCGTCAACGGGCGAAGATCATTTGATCGCAGGCAATTGCGCCCTCGCGAAATCCTCCTCAAGCAGCGCTGCGAGAATCGCACCACCTCCGTTTGGAAAACGTGTTTTCCCGCGCTACACCCCGGCTAGAACATCACCCCAACAAGCCACAGCGTGATCCCTGGGAAGGCCACCAAAATCACCACGCGGATCAGGTCAGAGGCCACAAATGGCGCCACCCCGGCATAGGTCCGTGCGATGGGAATATCCCGGGCCATCGAATTGATGATGAACAGATTCATCCCAACCGGCGGCGTGATCAGCCCGACTTCGACGACAATCAGCGCTAAGATTCCGAACCAGATCGCCGCCTCCTCTGGCGAAAGAGTATAGCCCCAGAAGGTGAACTCCAGCGCCATGATGATCGGGAAGAAGATCGGAATGGTCAGCAGGATCATCGAGAGTGAATCCATCACGCAGCCAAAGATCAGATAGGCCACGAGCATGATCGAGAGGATCAGAAGCGGCGCGTAGCCCTGCGTGGTGATCCAGTCTACCAACTGCGCCGGGGCTTGAGTGAAGGCCAGGAAGGAGTTGAAGAGTTGCGCACCTAGAACAATGAAGAAGATCATCGCGGTCGCTTGCGCGGTGGCCAGGACGGAGTCGAGGAAGCCCTTCCAGGTCAGCCCGCCGGTCGCGAGCCCATAAATCCCCGTCGCAACAGCGCCCACGGCGGCCCCCTCGGTCGGAGTGAAGAGCGCCTGCACGCCGTCTTGAGCCCAGTTCCAATCCGCCGCGATGCCGCCCATGACCAGGCCGAAAATCACCACAACGGGCCAAATCTTGGCCATGGTCTTCAAACGCTGTGCATAAGGCACGCGCTCGGCCGTGGTTGCGGCCCCGGGGCGAAGCCGCACATAGATCGCCACGGTGAGCATATAACCAATAGCCGCAAGAATGCCGGGTATAAGCGCGGCCACAAACATCTTCACGATGTTCTGCTGCGCCAGGATCGCGTAGATCACCAGGATGATCGAGGGCGGGATCAGGATGCCAAGCGTGCCGCCGGCGGCCAAAACCCCGGTGCTGAGGCTGTCAGAATAACCCCGCTTCCGCATCTCGGGCAGCGCCACCTGCCCCATGGTCGAGGCCGTGGCGAGCGACGAGCCGCAGACCGCGCCGAAACCGGCGCAAGCCCCAACCGCGGCCATCGCGACGCCGCCCTTACGGTGGCCAAGCCAATCCGAGGCCGCTTGGAACAGCGCCCCGGACATCCCCGATTTTGTTGCGAACTGCCCCATGAGCAGGAAAAGCGGCACGATCGACAGGTTGTAATTGGAAAACGTGTCATAAGTCAGCGATTTGAGCTGGCTCAGCGGTGCTGAGGGCCGCCCCAACACGATCCATGTGCCCACAAACCCCGTGACCGCCATGGCCACGCCAATCGGCACCCGCAGGAATATCGCCACCAACATCAACGCGAAGGCGATGATCGCGAGTTCCAACCCGGTCATGCTGCGGCCTCATATCCGGCGGCTACCCAGTTGATCGAGCGCCAGACCGTATAAAGTGCCACGATGAAGAAGAGCGCTGCCCCGATCACCGAAAGCCCATAAGGAATCCAGGTTGGGATCTCCAATTCATAGGTCGTCTCAGGGAAGAACGGCCGCGACCCGAAGCCAAAAACGCTCCGCAGCTCGTCCGAGCCATAAGGAAACTTCTCGCCGAAGCCGAGCCAGATCCGCCAGAGGATCACATAGGCGACAATCGCCAGGAGGATATCCCCCACCAGCCCGGAAAACGCCTTCACCCTGGGCGGCATGTTCTGCACCACGATGTCCACCGCCACATGGCCGCGTTTTAACTGACACCAAGGCAAGAACGCGAAAACCGCAATCGCGCAGCCCGCCTCCACCAATTCGTAGTCACCGGTGATCGGGCTCAGCCCAAACCCATCAAGCGCCCGCCCGATGATCGAGACGCAGACCATCACCGCCAAAACCGCCAGCAGCACGCCACCGAAATAGGCAAGCCCACGGGCCATTCGTTCCATCACACGGCCAGTCGCCGCCTCCCAATCGGGTGCCAATGCCATCTCTATCCGTTCCCTGCCCGCCGCTCTACTTGGCGCTACATTCCGATTAACGGCCCGCGCGCGTTCAATGCGTCCACATCGAACCCCGCAAGCGCTTTATATTCTGCGGCCACCTCGGCCAGTTCCCGATCACTGATCACATCTTCGATGGCGTCAAACCCATCCGGCGCGCGCGCGGCCACCTCATCAAGCACCTTGTCCGGCCCATCCCCGCGATTGGCCAGGATCAGGGCATTCACCGCCTCACGCCGATCCGCCTCATAAGCTGTCAACGCCTCCGGCACGCGCCCATGACGCATCAACTCGCGGGTCAAGACACGCGCGTCCAGAATTGCTTGGCTCGCCCCGTTGGAGCCAATTGGATACATCGCATGAGCGGCATCGCCCAAAAGGGTCACCCGCCCGAAACTCCATTGCGGCAGCGGATCGCGGTCGACCATCGGGTATTCCCAAATCCGTTCGGCGTTCTGAATCATCCAAGGAATGTTCAACCAATCGAATTGCCAATCGGCGAATTCGG includes:
- a CDS encoding Hint domain-containing protein, coding for MANNFNDPFASNLVGLWDFLDGSKTKDTGLADGFAQNGHTEGGASISGGALHTDGHGDFFDVNNNTGFDGTSTFPGNDVPFQLGTGTVAVQFNQDQHVGSSPDTLVNRGEYKDKDSEGFFEIRVTDDGEVEVVHYSDGAKLELSTHKNFFDPGDDVKVTYAWDETSGATLLVENLSEGTSQTLSSTELGLTMDITDNDDESWTFGAREKDDGEYDKFFDGSIDYVAIYDIDVINASGGDMIVEGTSGDDLIDVAYTGDPDTPPDMIDNAVVDGTDDDVVVAGAGNDTVEAGDGDDLVFAGSGDDSVDGGEGNDTLIGDDNTGNPLLGGGREKFEWDLAPDPNGPSPIENGDDLNGFTQNTGSVDVTFKILSEKGDVETEFADNNQNVAGIDSDGDPVDDNSSLSSDLEDKGDKAKYELEFSDPVENVSFRVNDIDGDGVVKIQAFDENGDPIEVSLTAGNNLTLSNTDGVPGNDTADSNGGYQSDTSANYSILVDIPGPVSSIIITHSQDGGNDSGINVTDVYFDAVGFVDDGPEGNDTLNGGDGDDVLIGNGGDDELNGGDGDDDLDGGDGNDDLDGGDGDDTLNGGDGEDTLDGGAGDDVLDGGDGDDTITGGAGNDTVNDMDGDNFIDTSDGDTVSALPDRGFPFVPGSEDLDPNNDKDLVITGDGNDTIITGDDDDTVHAGNGDNVIDVGFDDDSVTSGDGDDLITLGEGSDTVDAGDGDDTIYGGLGPSFPDIVNIPDDNPNGPDDPILDNGDDLIYAGAGDDLVYGEDDNDTIHGGEGNDTLDGGIDDDLIMGDEGDDLIIGGQGADEMFGGDDRDTFIVDQNGHGIGDDIEGGEGGDDFDTLDLTGAGPLHVTFDDSIDPGGTPGESGTVTFFDGNGFAPENVTGTMTFIEIENVIPCFTPGARIATPKGEVPVESLREGDKVITRDNGIQEIRWVGNRTLQRAELRRAPYLRPILIRAGSLGDGLPERDMIVSPQHRMLVAGDATQLYFEESEVLVAAKHLVNHGSVQWLDPMRATYIHFMFDRHEVVLADGAWTESFQPGDQTLGAMGNGTRNEILEIFPELKTPQGRDSYVAARRALKAHEARLIVR
- a CDS encoding TRAP transporter large permease, whose product is MTGLELAIIAFALMLVAIFLRVPIGVAMAVTGFVGTWIVLGRPSAPLSQLKSLTYDTFSNYNLSIVPLFLLMGQFATKSGMSGALFQAASDWLGHRKGGVAMAAVGACAGFGAVCGSSLATASTMGQVALPEMRKRGYSDSLSTGVLAAGGTLGILIPPSIILVIYAILAQQNIVKMFVAALIPGILAAIGYMLTVAIYVRLRPGAATTAERVPYAQRLKTMAKIWPVVVIFGLVMGGIAADWNWAQDGVQALFTPTEGAAVGAVATGIYGLATGGLTWKGFLDSVLATAQATAMIFFIVLGAQLFNSFLAFTQAPAQLVDWITTQGYAPLLILSIMLVAYLIFGCVMDSLSMILLTIPIFFPIIMALEFTFWGYTLSPEEAAIWFGILALIVVEVGLITPPVGMNLFIINSMARDIPIARTYAGVAPFVASDLIRVVILVAFPGITLWLVGVMF
- a CDS encoding TRAP transporter small permease, which produces MALAPDWEAATGRVMERMARGLAYFGGVLLAVLAVMVCVSIIGRALDGFGLSPITGDYELVEAGCAIAVFAFLPWCQLKRGHVAVDIVVQNMPPRVKAFSGLVGDILLAIVAYVILWRIWLGFGEKFPYGSDELRSVFGFGSRPFFPETTYELEIPTWIPYGLSVIGAALFFIVALYTVWRSINWVAAGYEAAA
- a CDS encoding FAD-dependent monooxygenase, coding for MLLRNLISRAGPDVVQTGRSLARWTEAPHGVRVHLEDRTTGEQQDDLHGELLVACDGINSVARAKLYPDEGSAVWGGTMMWRGVTDAARFLTGRSMAMAGTSAKKFVCYPMQDHGDGRMRINWIADLALPPDTDWDRQDWTREGRLSDFAPEFADWQFDWLNIPWMIQNAERIWEYPMVDRDPLPQWSFGRVTLLGDAAHAMYPIGSNGASQAILDARVLTRELMRHGRVPEALTAYEADRREAVNALILANRGDGPDKVLDEVAARAPDGFDAIEDVISDRELAEVAAEYKALAGFDVDALNARGPLIGM